One segment of Mus caroli chromosome 6, CAROLI_EIJ_v1.1, whole genome shotgun sequence DNA contains the following:
- the Atp6v1f gene encoding V-type proton ATPase subunit F has translation MAGRGKLIAVIGDEDTVTGFLLGGIGELNKNRHPNFLVVEKDTTINEIEDTFRQFLNRDDIGIILINQYIAEMVRHALDAHQRSIPAVLEIPSKEHPYDAAKDSILRRAKGMFTAEDLR, from the exons ATGGCCGGCAGGGGTAAGCTAATCGCGGTGATTGGAGACGAGGACACGGTGACTGGTTTCCTGTTGGGCGGCATAGGGGAGCTAAACAAGAACCGCCACCCTAATTTCCTGGTAGTGGAGAAGGATACCACTATCAATGAGATCGAAGACACTTTCAG GCAGTTTCTAAACAGGGATGACATTGGCATCATTCTCATAAACCAGTACATCGCAGAGATGGTTCGGCACGCCCTGGATGCCCACCAGAGGTCCATTCCAGCTGTCCTGGAGATCCCGTCCAAGGAACATCCCTATGATGCAGCCAAAGACTCCATCCTGCGCAGGGCCAAGGGCATGTTCACTGCTGAAGACCTGCGCTAG